A window from Chitinophaga filiformis encodes these proteins:
- a CDS encoding glycosyltransferase, translating to MASFAFIVPPLMGHINPTLSLGAALLGRGHRVAWISLDASLADRLPQGGELLLVQYDQDDIAKKNSEQYLDQITKKNVSGIESIKFLYEEVLIPLNRFMFDGIITILQAFKPDVIINDHQLFAGAIAACRLHIPYATSVTAPAAIKMMEDLPGIHEWEIRQIVGLQQELGIPGERSVATSGALTLVYTSRHFFGDMSLPDHYKFVGPVIQHRQAANSFDWERFHRMGTHPRILVSIGTTFDHSYKKEFFGKVIEALSNEPVSVIVVSDTALFEAWPDNFLVQEKVPQLELLPYLDAVVCHGGHNTVCETLSHGLPLVVIPIAYDQSHVAGRVIHAESGVRLNYKRFKATHLKEAVWDVLSNPAYKAAAQRIRQSFEQAGGAATAIDLLEKLATPPSAGGLAFDRNRFYH from the coding sequence ATGGCAAGCTTTGCGTTTATCGTACCACCACTGATGGGGCATATCAATCCTACACTGAGCCTGGGCGCCGCATTACTCGGACGCGGGCACCGTGTAGCATGGATCAGCCTCGATGCCTCACTGGCAGACAGATTGCCGCAGGGAGGAGAATTGCTCCTTGTGCAATACGATCAGGATGATATTGCTAAAAAGAACAGTGAACAATATCTTGATCAGATCACGAAGAAGAACGTATCGGGTATAGAAAGTATCAAGTTCCTGTACGAGGAAGTGCTGATCCCTCTGAACAGGTTTATGTTCGATGGGATCATCACTATCCTGCAGGCCTTTAAACCTGATGTTATCATCAACGATCATCAACTGTTTGCAGGCGCCATTGCCGCCTGCCGTTTACACATACCCTATGCCACTTCCGTTACTGCGCCGGCAGCCATCAAAATGATGGAAGACCTGCCAGGTATACATGAATGGGAGATCAGGCAGATCGTCGGACTGCAACAGGAACTGGGTATTCCCGGAGAAAGATCTGTAGCCACTTCCGGGGCCCTCACACTGGTGTATACTTCCAGGCACTTTTTTGGCGACATGTCCTTACCGGATCATTACAAGTTTGTAGGACCTGTTATTCAGCACCGGCAGGCTGCAAACAGTTTTGACTGGGAGCGGTTTCACAGGATGGGCACACACCCAAGGATCTTAGTATCTATCGGGACCACCTTTGACCACAGTTACAAAAAGGAATTTTTCGGAAAAGTGATTGAAGCACTGAGCAATGAACCGGTATCGGTCATTGTTGTATCGGATACGGCGCTTTTCGAAGCGTGGCCGGACAATTTCCTGGTGCAGGAAAAAGTACCCCAGCTGGAGCTCCTACCTTATCTGGATGCAGTCGTGTGCCATGGCGGCCACAATACAGTATGTGAAACCTTATCTCACGGCCTGCCATTGGTGGTTATCCCTATTGCCTATGATCAATCGCACGTAGCGGGAAGAGTGATACATGCAGAGAGCGGGGTCAGGCTGAACTACAAAAGGTTTAAGGCCACTCACCTGAAGGAGGCTGTATGGGATGTGTTGTCTAACCCTGCCTACAAGGCCGCGGCGCAACGCATCCGGCAATCGTTTGAGCAGGCGGGAGGTGCAGCCACCGCCATTGATCTCCTGGAAAAGCTGGCAACACCGCCTTCAGCGGGCGGCCTGGCATTTGACCGTAACCGTTTCTATCACTAA
- a CDS encoding glycosyltransferase: MSKFMFVVPPFFGHISPTLSVGGSLLAKGHEVIWVGLKELAAEHIPAGGQFIVPHAELSEHQVAIQAILKMQDEGPNLSGVETLKLALEGTYIPFARFMLPGVSRIVDEFRPDVIISDCITFAGALCAHLKDIPCVTTTPVPPDVTGDAMQSPRIFEWQQNLIRNLQYELGIYTDDYVIHSREMNLVFTSKEFAGSKDPLPHLKFVGPVKGRPNNTPFDWDRLSRARSPKVFVSLGTLLVDIRKDFFQKLIAAFADEPLTIVAATDPAIFAQWPDNFIVQGFVPQSQLMPEMDAVICHGGFNTVNDAFVNGLPMLITPIAYDHFHTASLIENAGCGIKLRYKRLRVPDLKAAMWEVLNNGKYRQAAQHIRDTFIQAGGNDKAVELLETFAQERKRTLSV, from the coding sequence ATGTCTAAATTTATGTTCGTTGTGCCGCCATTCTTTGGCCACATCAGCCCTACCCTGAGCGTAGGAGGCAGTTTACTGGCAAAAGGCCATGAAGTAATATGGGTCGGTTTGAAAGAGCTGGCAGCAGAACATATTCCTGCCGGCGGGCAATTCATTGTTCCCCACGCGGAACTGTCGGAACATCAGGTGGCCATACAAGCCATTCTGAAGATGCAGGATGAGGGGCCGAACCTCTCGGGAGTGGAAACATTAAAACTGGCACTGGAAGGCACCTATATACCCTTTGCGCGTTTCATGCTGCCAGGGGTATCCCGGATAGTGGATGAATTCAGGCCGGACGTCATCATCAGCGATTGTATCACCTTTGCAGGCGCGCTCTGCGCCCATCTGAAAGATATACCCTGTGTAACAACAACACCGGTTCCTCCCGACGTTACCGGCGACGCGATGCAGTCGCCCAGGATCTTTGAATGGCAGCAAAACCTCATCAGGAACCTGCAGTATGAACTGGGCATCTATACGGACGATTATGTGATCCATTCCAGGGAAATGAACCTGGTGTTCACTTCAAAAGAATTTGCAGGCAGTAAGGATCCATTACCACACTTGAAATTTGTAGGCCCGGTAAAGGGCCGTCCGAATAACACGCCTTTTGACTGGGACCGGTTGTCCCGTGCCCGGTCGCCGAAAGTATTTGTATCGCTGGGCACCCTGCTGGTCGACATTCGTAAAGATTTCTTCCAGAAACTGATAGCAGCCTTTGCAGATGAACCGCTCACGATTGTAGCAGCCACCGATCCCGCCATCTTTGCCCAATGGCCCGACAATTTCATTGTGCAGGGCTTTGTACCACAGTCGCAGCTGATGCCGGAAATGGACGCCGTGATCTGTCACGGGGGTTTCAACACGGTGAATGATGCATTTGTGAACGGGTTGCCCATGCTGATCACCCCCATCGCCTATGATCATTTCCATACAGCATCCCTGATAGAAAATGCAGGCTGTGGCATTAAGTTAAGATATAAACGCCTGCGGGTGCCCGACCTGAAGGCAGCCATGTGGGAAGTGCTGAACAATGGGAAATACAGGCAGGCAGCGCAACATATACGAGACACGTTCATACAGGCCGGAGGTAATGATAAAGCAGTTGAACTACTGGAAACATTTGCACAGGAAAGAAAACGCACTTTATCTGTTTAA
- a CDS encoding condensation domain-containing protein, with product MKRKLLLPERIMLGDGATPFNGVFVVRLNGTLAAEHLYNALSKIQAKHPLLRAGIVQDKTGTPYFTIPEVYHTIPLTIKDRITADDWQEETKAAWASVFDIPNGPLIRMVWLKGDQQSELLLAFHHCMCDGGGGLMLVREILTVLDDPDYDIGIHPTFTTLEDIVPKHILTGTRQVLKAQLKGAFIQGVLTLLSTFISTRNRPTVRRADDYLIHWKLDQQTSTALFQHCTKHAVTVNTALCVAFLRAFKEVRGEKAMNKITCPVDIRKFIPEIKKDVIFSFGLSLELSVNNAPGIPFWERVQLLQAIASQKISKMDPYDFMLPFEHAHGGIKHMQKFLTYGKPVYDLMFSNMGKLDVQDKYQSFEVDTIFSPTVVGPFANPTTIITSTYKGQIDFSFVSNLAVLAHQDALAIKELAMTLLLEDLPVAAPALALSSII from the coding sequence ATGAAACGCAAACTATTACTCCCTGAAAGGATCATGCTGGGAGATGGCGCCACGCCATTTAACGGCGTTTTTGTGGTCAGGCTGAACGGCACGCTGGCAGCTGAGCACCTGTACAACGCATTGTCGAAGATACAGGCCAAACATCCGCTGCTGAGAGCTGGTATTGTACAGGACAAGACAGGTACGCCTTACTTTACTATTCCTGAAGTGTATCATACCATCCCCCTGACCATTAAAGATCGTATAACAGCTGATGACTGGCAGGAGGAAACAAAGGCCGCCTGGGCGTCGGTGTTTGACATTCCCAATGGTCCGCTGATCAGGATGGTATGGCTGAAAGGCGATCAGCAATCGGAACTGCTGCTGGCCTTCCATCATTGTATGTGCGATGGCGGCGGAGGATTGATGCTGGTCAGGGAAATACTGACCGTGCTGGATGATCCTGATTATGATATTGGCATCCACCCGACATTCACTACCCTGGAAGATATAGTGCCGAAGCATATCCTGACGGGCACCCGCCAGGTACTGAAAGCCCAGCTGAAAGGAGCGTTCATACAGGGAGTACTGACCTTGTTATCCACATTCATCTCTACCCGCAACAGGCCTACCGTCCGGAGAGCGGATGATTATCTCATACACTGGAAACTGGACCAGCAAACGTCCACCGCCTTGTTCCAGCATTGTACAAAGCATGCTGTTACTGTCAATACCGCCCTCTGCGTAGCCTTTCTCCGGGCCTTTAAAGAGGTGAGAGGAGAAAAGGCGATGAACAAGATCACCTGCCCGGTGGATATCCGGAAATTCATTCCGGAGATAAAGAAAGACGTGATCTTTTCTTTTGGTCTTTCACTGGAGCTATCGGTGAATAATGCCCCTGGCATTCCTTTCTGGGAAAGGGTGCAGCTTTTACAGGCCATTGCATCGCAGAAGATATCGAAGATGGACCCCTACGATTTTATGTTGCCTTTTGAACATGCACATGGAGGCATTAAACATATGCAGAAGTTCCTGACCTATGGGAAGCCTGTTTATGACCTGATGTTTTCGAATATGGGAAAACTGGATGTGCAGGATAAATATCAATCCTTCGAAGTAGACACTATTTTCAGTCCTACGGTTGTAGGCCCTTTTGCCAATCCGACCACGATCATCACCTCCACCTATAAGGGACAGATCGATTTTTCATTCGTGTCCAATCTTGCTGTCCTGGCTCACCAGGATGCACTGGCCATCAAAGAGCTGGCCATGACATTGCTGTTGGAAGACCTGCCTGTAGCTGCGCCGGCGCTGGCATTATCATCAATTATTTAA
- a CDS encoding alpha/beta fold hydrolase — protein MPVIKVKNKSVHIQELNKGARETIVLVHGMFSNLSVYYFNIAPVLAQSFHVVMYDMKSHGMSERCEYGYDLHAMTDDLRDLMDALQLKSVHLAGYSYGGLVAMKMAMRYPARVKKLAIIEAPDPSDNETLSIIDIYSKEFLVDYINNYTDTTRMRMGKRQLDKNHRMYEYLFYETSIKEDMHNERFFFADDAIGNISHDTLLIYGKSSNCLTSGRKLYHTVPRSKLALIAGDHNLPIQQPLETANKLKDFFMGWQVKFKQINHKLWQALRLSYHH, from the coding sequence ATGCCAGTCATCAAAGTAAAAAACAAAAGCGTTCATATCCAGGAATTGAACAAGGGCGCAAGGGAAACCATTGTGCTGGTTCATGGTATGTTCAGCAATCTCTCTGTTTATTATTTCAATATTGCACCGGTACTGGCACAGTCCTTCCATGTAGTGATGTATGATATGAAGAGCCATGGTATGAGCGAACGCTGTGAATATGGCTATGACCTGCATGCCATGACAGACGATCTGCGCGACCTGATGGATGCGCTGCAGCTGAAGTCAGTACACCTGGCAGGGTATAGTTATGGCGGCCTTGTAGCGATGAAAATGGCCATGCGTTACCCGGCAAGGGTGAAGAAGCTGGCCATCATAGAGGCGCCTGACCCCAGCGACAATGAGACGCTGAGCATTATTGATATTTATAGTAAAGAGTTCCTGGTAGATTATATCAATAACTACACAGACACTACCCGTATGCGCATGGGTAAAAGACAGCTGGACAAGAATCACCGGATGTATGAATACCTGTTCTATGAAACGAGCATCAAGGAAGATATGCACAATGAGCGTTTCTTCTTTGCCGACGATGCCATAGGCAACATTTCCCACGATACGCTGCTGATATATGGCAAAAGCTCTAACTGTCTCACATCCGGGCGTAAGCTGTATCATACGGTGCCGCGTTCCAAGCTGGCACTGATAGCAGGAGATCACAACCTGCCCATCCAGCAGCCGCTGGAAACCGCCAATAAGCTGAAAGATTTCTTCATGGGCTGGCAGGTGAAATTCAAACAGATCAACCACAAATTATGGCAAGCTTTGCGTTTATCGTACCACCACTGA
- a CDS encoding acyl carrier protein → MDTIATTHKLNNEEIFTILKSFITEVIGEEFVEDLDISRESSFTRDLEMDSIEIVSFSEKVKSHFGENIDFTGWLSGMDLDQLINLKLDDIINYIATCQSSK, encoded by the coding sequence ATGGACACTATAGCTACCACACACAAGTTAAACAATGAAGAGATCTTTACTATTCTGAAATCATTCATCACAGAAGTAATAGGAGAAGAATTTGTGGAAGACCTGGACATCTCCCGTGAAAGTTCCTTCACAAGAGATCTTGAGATGGATAGTATTGAAATCGTCTCCTTCTCAGAGAAAGTAAAATCGCATTTCGGTGAGAACATTGACTTCACCGGCTGGCTGTCGGGTATGGACCTCGATCAGCTTATCAACCTCAAACTCGATGACATTATAAACTACATCGCAACATGCCAGTCATCAAAGTAA